The Lampris incognitus isolate fLamInc1 chromosome 17, fLamInc1.hap2, whole genome shotgun sequence genome contains a region encoding:
- the kat7b gene encoding histone acetyltransferase KAT7 isoform X1, which translates to MPRRRQRHVAGSGSDGTEDSDSSAEREQTHSSESEGNAAKRQRLTRASTRLSQSSQDTPDLKRAGDHEESPPLTPTGNAPSSESELDISSPNASHDESQAKEPASRDSDKDLSHRPKRRRCHETYNFNMKCPTPGCNSLGHLTGKHERHFAVSGCPLYHNLSADECKVKAVSREKQEEEMKVQDESNTRHATRHQTPTSKQSRYKEQVAEMRKGRNVGLQKEQKEKHMEHRQTHNNTREPLLENITSEYDLELFRKAQARASEDLEKLRIQGQITEGSNMIKTILFGRYELDTWYHSPYPEEYARLGRLYVCEFCLKYMKSQTILRRHMAKCVWKHPPGDEVYRKGSISVFEVDGKKNKIYCQNLCLLAKLFLDHKTLYYDVEPFLFYVMTEADNTGCHLVGYFSKEKNSFLNYNVSCILTMPQYMRQGFGKMLIDFSYLLSKVEEKVGSPERPLSDLGLISYRSYWKEVLLRYMYNFQGKEISIKEISQETAVNPVDIVSTLQSLQMLKYWKGKHLVLKRQDLIDEWKAKETKRGNNNKTIDPSSLKWTPPKGT; encoded by the exons ATGCCACGTAGACGACAG AGACATGTGGCCGGGAGTGGTTCAGATGGGACTGAAGACTCAGACTCCTCAGCCGAGCGAGAGCAGACCCACAGCTCCGAGAGCGAAGGAAATGCGGCCAAGAGACAGCGGCTCACCAGGGCATCCACACGCCTCAGTCAAAGCTCTCAGG ATACCCCTGACCTGAAGCGAGCTGGGGACCATGAGGAGTCACCTCCACTGACTCCCACAGGTAACGCTCCTTCCTCTGAGTCTGAGCTGGACATCTCCAGCCCCAATGCCTCTCATGATGAGAGCCAGGCGAAAGAGCCAGCCAGCAGAGACTCAGACAAGGACCTCTCCCACCGGCCCAAACGCCGCCGTTGCCATGAGACCTACAATTTCAACATGAAGTGCCCCACACCAGGATGTAACTCCCTAG GTCACCTCACGGGAAAACATGAACGTCACTTTGCTGTGTCTGGATGCCCCCTCTACCACAATCTATCTGCTGATGAGTGTAAG GTGAAAGCCGTCAGCCGTGAGAAACAGGAAGAGGAAATGAAAGTACAGGATGAGAGCAACACACGCCATGCCACCCGTCACCAG ACGCCCACGTCCAAGCAGAGCAGGTACAAAGAGCAGGTGGCTGAGATGAGGAAAGGCAGAAATGTCGGACTGcagaaggagcagaaggagaaaCACATG GAGCATCgccagacacacaacaacaccagAGAGCCCCTGCTGGAGAACATCACCAGTGAATATGACCTGGAGCTCTTCAGGAAAGCTCAGGCTCGTGCATCTGAAGACCTG GAGAAACTACGAATCCAAGGCCAGATCACAGAGGGCAGCAACATGATCAAGACCATCCTGTTTGGTCGCTATGAGCTGGACACTTGGTACCATTCACCCTACCCAGAGGAGTATGCCCGCCTGGGTCGCCTCTATGTGTGCGAGTTCTGCCTCAAGTACATGAAGAGCCAGACCATCCTCAGAAGGCACATG GCCAAGTGTGTGTGGAAACATCCACCAGGAGATGAGGTCTACAGAAAAGGCTCCATATCTGTGTTTGAGGTTGACGGCAAAAAAAACAAG ATCTACTGCCAGAACCTTTGTCTTCTCGCCAAGCTCTTCTTGGACCATAAGACACTGTACTATGATGTGGAGCCCTTCCTCTTCTACGTCATGACCGAGGCTGACAACACTGGCTGCCACCTAGTGGGCTACTTCTCCAAG GAGAAGAACTCCTTCCTCAACTACAACGTGTCCTGTATCCTGACCATGCCGCAGTACATGAGGCAGGGCTTTGGAAAGATGCTCATTGATTTCA GCTACCTGCTGTCCAAGGTGGAGGAGAAGGTGGGCTCCCCTGAGAGGCCTCTGTCTGACCTGGGCCTCATCAGCTACCGCAGCTACTGGAAGGAGGTTCTGCTGAGATACATGTACAACTTCCAGGGCAAGGAGATCTCCATCAAAG AGATCAGCCAGGAAACTGCCGTGAACCCGGTGGACATCGTCAGCACCCTGCAGTCCCTTCAGATGCTCAAATACTGGAAGGGGAAGCATCTGGTTCTGAAGAGACAG GATCTGATTGATGAGTGGAAGGCCAAGGAGACCAAGAgaggaaacaacaacaaaaccattgACCCCAGCTCACTAAAATGGACCCCACCAAAAGGGACATGA
- the kat7b gene encoding histone acetyltransferase KAT7 isoform X2: protein MPRRRQRHVAGSGSDGTEDSDSSAEREQTHSSESEGNAAKRQRLTRASTRLSQSSQDTPDLKRAGDHEESPPLTPTGNAPSSESELDISSPNASHDESQAKEPASRDSDKDLSHRPKRRRCHETYNFNMKCPTPGCNSLGHLTGKHERHFAVSGCPLYHNLSADECKVKAVSREKQEEEMKVQDESNTRHATRHQTPTSKQSRYKEQVAEMRKGRNVGLQKEQKEKHMEHRQTHNNTREPLLENITSEYDLELFRKAQARASEDLEKLRIQGQITEGSNMIKTILFGRYELDTWYHSPYPEEYARLGRLYVCEFCLKYMKSQTILRRHMAKCVWKHPPGDEVYRKGSISVFEVDGKKNKIYCQNLCLLAKLFLDHKTLYYDVEPFLFYVMTEADNTGCHLVGYFSKEKNSFLNYNVSCILTMPQYMRQGFGKMLIDFSYLLSKVEEKVGSPERPLSDLGLISYRSYWKEVLLRYMYNFQGKEISIKGSD, encoded by the exons ATGCCACGTAGACGACAG AGACATGTGGCCGGGAGTGGTTCAGATGGGACTGAAGACTCAGACTCCTCAGCCGAGCGAGAGCAGACCCACAGCTCCGAGAGCGAAGGAAATGCGGCCAAGAGACAGCGGCTCACCAGGGCATCCACACGCCTCAGTCAAAGCTCTCAGG ATACCCCTGACCTGAAGCGAGCTGGGGACCATGAGGAGTCACCTCCACTGACTCCCACAGGTAACGCTCCTTCCTCTGAGTCTGAGCTGGACATCTCCAGCCCCAATGCCTCTCATGATGAGAGCCAGGCGAAAGAGCCAGCCAGCAGAGACTCAGACAAGGACCTCTCCCACCGGCCCAAACGCCGCCGTTGCCATGAGACCTACAATTTCAACATGAAGTGCCCCACACCAGGATGTAACTCCCTAG GTCACCTCACGGGAAAACATGAACGTCACTTTGCTGTGTCTGGATGCCCCCTCTACCACAATCTATCTGCTGATGAGTGTAAG GTGAAAGCCGTCAGCCGTGAGAAACAGGAAGAGGAAATGAAAGTACAGGATGAGAGCAACACACGCCATGCCACCCGTCACCAG ACGCCCACGTCCAAGCAGAGCAGGTACAAAGAGCAGGTGGCTGAGATGAGGAAAGGCAGAAATGTCGGACTGcagaaggagcagaaggagaaaCACATG GAGCATCgccagacacacaacaacaccagAGAGCCCCTGCTGGAGAACATCACCAGTGAATATGACCTGGAGCTCTTCAGGAAAGCTCAGGCTCGTGCATCTGAAGACCTG GAGAAACTACGAATCCAAGGCCAGATCACAGAGGGCAGCAACATGATCAAGACCATCCTGTTTGGTCGCTATGAGCTGGACACTTGGTACCATTCACCCTACCCAGAGGAGTATGCCCGCCTGGGTCGCCTCTATGTGTGCGAGTTCTGCCTCAAGTACATGAAGAGCCAGACCATCCTCAGAAGGCACATG GCCAAGTGTGTGTGGAAACATCCACCAGGAGATGAGGTCTACAGAAAAGGCTCCATATCTGTGTTTGAGGTTGACGGCAAAAAAAACAAG ATCTACTGCCAGAACCTTTGTCTTCTCGCCAAGCTCTTCTTGGACCATAAGACACTGTACTATGATGTGGAGCCCTTCCTCTTCTACGTCATGACCGAGGCTGACAACACTGGCTGCCACCTAGTGGGCTACTTCTCCAAG GAGAAGAACTCCTTCCTCAACTACAACGTGTCCTGTATCCTGACCATGCCGCAGTACATGAGGCAGGGCTTTGGAAAGATGCTCATTGATTTCA GCTACCTGCTGTCCAAGGTGGAGGAGAAGGTGGGCTCCCCTGAGAGGCCTCTGTCTGACCTGGGCCTCATCAGCTACCGCAGCTACTGGAAGGAGGTTCTGCTGAGATACATGTACAACTTCCAGGGCAAGGAGATCTCCATCAAAG GATCTGATTGA
- the ptges3l gene encoding putative protein PTGES3L isoform X1, which produces MNKTKIVRPEESQPARALWFDRKKYVTINFMVQRPRDVQVDIQPDKMILCCKNDEDDVIYNELYFYDKIQIYDSRERVYDRSINMLLRKMTPDVAWPRLQKDPAKPSWITVDFDNWRDWAHEEDEGMAEYDHYMDMLHDMADQRKGQAPDMGDLSDSD; this is translated from the exons ATGAACAAGACAAAGATAGTCAGGCCAGAGGAGAG CCAGCCGGCACGGGCGCTGTGGTTTGACAGGAAAAAATATGTCACCATCAACTTCATGGTGCAGAGACCTCGGGATGTGCAGGTTGACATCCAGCCAGACAAGATGATTCTGTG CTGCAAAAATGATGAAGATGACGTAATCTACAATGAGCTGTATTTCTATGACAAAATCCAAATATAT GACTCCAGAGAAAGAGTGTACGACCGCAGCATCAACATGTTGCTGAGGAAGATGACGCCAGATGTTGCGTGGCCTCGTCTTCAGAAAGATCCTGCCaag CCCAGCTGGATTACAGTGGATTTTGATAACTGGAGGGACTGGGCACATGAGGAAGATGAGGGAATGGCAGAATATGACCATTATATGGAT ATGCTGCATGACATGGCTGACCAGAGGAAAGGACAGGCTCCAGACATGGGTGATCTGAGTGAC TCGGACTGA
- the ptges3l gene encoding putative protein PTGES3L isoform X2 has translation MFSFIRVMVIQSQPARALWFDRKKYVTINFMVQRPRDVQVDIQPDKMILCCKNDEDDVIYNELYFYDKIQIYDSRERVYDRSINMLLRKMTPDVAWPRLQKDPAKPSWITVDFDNWRDWAHEEDEGMAEYDHYMDMLHDMADQRKGQAPDMGDLSDSD, from the exons atgttctcattcatccgggtcatggttatccaaag CCAGCCGGCACGGGCGCTGTGGTTTGACAGGAAAAAATATGTCACCATCAACTTCATGGTGCAGAGACCTCGGGATGTGCAGGTTGACATCCAGCCAGACAAGATGATTCTGTG CTGCAAAAATGATGAAGATGACGTAATCTACAATGAGCTGTATTTCTATGACAAAATCCAAATATAT GACTCCAGAGAAAGAGTGTACGACCGCAGCATCAACATGTTGCTGAGGAAGATGACGCCAGATGTTGCGTGGCCTCGTCTTCAGAAAGATCCTGCCaag CCCAGCTGGATTACAGTGGATTTTGATAACTGGAGGGACTGGGCACATGAGGAAGATGAGGGAATGGCAGAATATGACCATTATATGGAT ATGCTGCATGACATGGCTGACCAGAGGAAAGGACAGGCTCCAGACATGGGTGATCTGAGTGAC TCGGACTGA
- the ptges3l gene encoding putative protein PTGES3L isoform X3, translating to MVQRPRDVQVDIQPDKMILCCKNDEDDVIYNELYFYDKIQIYDSRERVYDRSINMLLRKMTPDVAWPRLQKDPAKPSWITVDFDNWRDWAHEEDEGMAEYDHYMDMLHDMADQRKGQAPDMGDLSDSD from the exons ATGGTGCAGAGACCTCGGGATGTGCAGGTTGACATCCAGCCAGACAAGATGATTCTGTG CTGCAAAAATGATGAAGATGACGTAATCTACAATGAGCTGTATTTCTATGACAAAATCCAAATATAT GACTCCAGAGAAAGAGTGTACGACCGCAGCATCAACATGTTGCTGAGGAAGATGACGCCAGATGTTGCGTGGCCTCGTCTTCAGAAAGATCCTGCCaag CCCAGCTGGATTACAGTGGATTTTGATAACTGGAGGGACTGGGCACATGAGGAAGATGAGGGAATGGCAGAATATGACCATTATATGGAT ATGCTGCATGACATGGCTGACCAGAGGAAAGGACAGGCTCCAGACATGGGTGATCTGAGTGAC TCGGACTGA